The following proteins are co-located in the Streptomyces sp. NBC_00435 genome:
- a CDS encoding potassium channel family protein has protein sequence MVVCGDDGLAHRLAAELRDVYEERVTLVVPAVREVRPAPGRPRSGAGRGLLGRLPTARNRTAAGERAAARESAVRELRVLEAPVPDEEALAAAGVAGAAALALVYEDDETNVRAALVARRLNPRLRLVIRLYNRKLGQHLEELLDQAALVAEPGMDLRGLDSATTVLSDADTAAPALAASAVAGTSKVIQADGLLLRAVERTPPGPGEVADPGLCTLALLSATAVDPAGADGSELGGDRGPQLLPDDRAVAAATGRGIIALEAISQATRATEGRRLNQVSLPVGSLFSRRLRWSLAGITAAVGALAVASSMVTGDAPLHAAYLTLLDIFAINDPALDQPREQQVLQILAGFVGLLLLPVLVAAALEALGAFRTATVLRRPPRGLSGHVVLLGLGKVGARVLARLRELGIAVVCVESDPLARGVALARRLHVPVVVGDVTDEGVLEAARIHRAHALLAVTSSDTTNLEAALYARSVKPDVRVVMRLYDNEFATAVYRTLREAHPTALTRSRSVSHLAAPAFAAAMMGRQVLGAIPVERRVLVFAALDVAGCRQLEGRTVTESFRPGAWRVIALDRAALGTRRTGLTTEPGYGAARRPALVWDLHPGYVLRPQDRVVVAATRRGLAELLGRGQARTEGAGSGAGAGSADTGAAQPG, from the coding sequence ATGGTCGTGTGCGGTGACGACGGCCTCGCCCACCGGCTGGCCGCCGAACTCCGCGACGTGTACGAGGAGCGGGTGACCCTGGTCGTGCCGGCCGTCCGCGAGGTACGGCCCGCTCCCGGGCGGCCGCGGTCCGGCGCGGGCCGGGGCCTGCTGGGACGGCTCCCGACCGCCCGGAACCGTACGGCCGCCGGGGAACGGGCCGCCGCACGGGAGTCCGCCGTACGGGAACTGCGCGTACTGGAGGCTCCCGTGCCCGACGAGGAGGCACTGGCCGCCGCCGGGGTGGCCGGGGCCGCCGCGCTGGCGCTCGTCTACGAGGACGACGAGACGAACGTTCGGGCCGCCCTGGTGGCACGGCGCCTCAATCCCCGGCTGCGGCTCGTCATCCGGCTCTACAACCGCAAGCTCGGGCAGCACCTGGAAGAACTGCTCGACCAGGCGGCGCTGGTCGCCGAGCCCGGCATGGACCTGCGCGGGCTGGACTCCGCCACCACCGTGCTGTCGGACGCCGACACCGCCGCCCCCGCACTCGCCGCCTCCGCCGTCGCGGGCACCAGCAAGGTGATCCAGGCGGACGGACTGCTCCTGCGCGCGGTGGAACGCACGCCACCGGGCCCGGGGGAGGTGGCCGACCCGGGCCTGTGCACGCTGGCCCTGCTGTCCGCGACCGCCGTCGACCCGGCAGGCGCCGACGGATCGGAGCTCGGCGGGGACCGGGGGCCGCAGCTGCTCCCGGACGACCGGGCCGTCGCGGCCGCGACCGGGCGGGGGATCATCGCGCTGGAGGCCATCTCCCAGGCGACCCGGGCGACCGAGGGGCGGCGGCTGAACCAGGTCTCCCTGCCCGTGGGTTCGCTGTTCTCGCGCAGGCTCCGCTGGTCACTGGCCGGGATCACGGCAGCCGTCGGCGCCCTGGCAGTGGCTTCCTCCATGGTCACGGGGGACGCCCCGCTGCACGCCGCCTACCTGACCCTGCTCGACATCTTCGCGATCAACGACCCCGCACTCGACCAGCCGCGCGAGCAGCAAGTCCTGCAGATCCTGGCCGGGTTCGTCGGCCTGCTCCTGCTGCCCGTCCTGGTCGCGGCGGCCCTCGAGGCGCTGGGCGCCTTCCGCACCGCCACGGTGCTGCGCAGGCCGCCGCGCGGACTGTCCGGTCATGTCGTGCTGCTCGGCCTCGGCAAGGTCGGCGCCCGGGTGCTCGCACGGCTGCGGGAGCTGGGGATCGCGGTGGTGTGCGTGGAATCCGATCCGCTGGCCCGCGGTGTCGCCCTCGCGCGCCGTCTGCACGTGCCCGTGGTGGTCGGCGACGTCACCGACGAAGGGGTGCTGGAGGCCGCCAGGATCCACCGGGCCCACGCGTTGCTGGCGGTGACCAGCTCGGACACCACCAACCTGGAGGCCGCCCTGTACGCCCGCTCGGTGAAACCCGACGTACGGGTGGTGATGCGGCTGTACGACAACGAGTTCGCCACCGCCGTCTACCGCACCCTGCGCGAGGCCCACCCGACGGCCCTCACCCGCAGCCGCAGCGTCTCCCACCTGGCCGCCCCCGCGTTCGCCGCGGCGATGATGGGCCGCCAGGTGCTCGGCGCGATTCCGGTGGAGCGCAGGGTGCTCGTGTTCGCGGCGCTGGACGTTGCGGGCTGCCGTCAGCTGGAGGGCCGCACGGTCACGGAGTCGTTCCGGCCCGGAGCCTGGCGGGTGATCGCCCTGGACCGGGCCGCCCTGGGCACCCGCCGCACCGGCCTCACGACGGAGCCCGGCTACGGCGCCGCCCGGCGGCCCGCCCTGGTGTGGGACCTGCACCCCGGCTACGTCCTGCGCCCGCAGGACCGCGTGGTCGTGGCCGCCACCAGGCGGGGCCTGGCGGAGCTGCTCGGCCGCGGGCAGGCCCGTACGGAGGGGGCCGGTTCCGGGGCCGGGGCCGGGTCCGCGGACACCGGGGCGGCTCAGCCCGGGTGA
- a CDS encoding Fur family transcriptional regulator — translation MSDLLERLRGRGWRMTSQRRVVAEVLDGDHVHLTADEVHALAVERLPEISRATVYNALGELVSLGEVMEVATDGRAKRYDPNAHHPHQHLVCSGCGLIRDVHPNGDPLAQLPAEQRFGFTVSGAEVTYRGLCAACA, via the coding sequence ATGAGTGACCTGCTGGAGCGCCTGCGTGGACGCGGATGGCGGATGACCTCCCAGCGGCGCGTGGTCGCGGAGGTCCTCGACGGTGATCACGTGCACCTCACGGCCGACGAGGTGCACGCCCTCGCGGTGGAGCGGCTGCCCGAGATCTCGCGGGCCACCGTCTACAACGCCCTGGGCGAGCTGGTCTCCCTCGGCGAGGTCATGGAGGTCGCCACCGACGGTCGGGCCAAACGGTACGACCCCAACGCGCACCACCCGCACCAGCACCTGGTGTGCTCCGGCTGCGGTCTGATCCGCGACGTCCACCCGAACGGCGACCCGCTGGCCCAGCTCCCTGCCGAGCAGCGGTTCGGCTTCACGGTCTCGGGGGCCGAGGTCACCTACCGCGGCCTGTGCGCCGCCTGCGCGTAG
- a CDS encoding MarR family winged helix-turn-helix transcriptional regulator has product MTGQDDRLEAWRAMLLAHNTAVRAIESDVQRDGRIPLTWYDVLLELKAAGEHGLRMQEVASRVVLSRTRVSRLVDEMVREGLVDKVPDTHDKRASWAVITPKGADALRATAPVYMRSIQKHFSAHLTEADAVVIARALFKVAQPDSDLSLG; this is encoded by the coding sequence GTGACCGGACAGGACGACCGACTAGAGGCCTGGCGCGCGATGCTGCTCGCGCACAACACCGCCGTGCGCGCCATCGAGAGCGACGTGCAGCGCGACGGCCGGATCCCCTTGACGTGGTACGACGTACTGCTCGAACTCAAGGCCGCCGGTGAGCACGGGCTGCGCATGCAGGAAGTCGCCAGCCGGGTGGTCCTCAGTCGGACCAGGGTGAGCCGCCTGGTCGACGAGATGGTGCGCGAAGGCCTGGTCGACAAGGTGCCCGACACTCATGACAAGCGGGCGTCCTGGGCCGTCATCACCCCGAAGGGCGCCGACGCGTTGCGCGCGACGGCCCCCGTGTACATGCGCAGCATCCAGAAGCACTTCTCGGCGCACCTCACCGAGGCGGACGCCGTGGTGATCGCGCGGGCGCTGTTCAAGGTCGCCCAGCCGGACTCGGACCTCTCGCTGGGCTGA
- a CDS encoding TetR/AcrR family transcriptional regulator has product MTELIQQPVRERADAARNRSRILAVAAELFREHGVENVSLDAIAARAGVGKGTLFRRFGSKSGLAVALLDAEESEFQSRMLFGPPPLGPGSDASARITAFFDTYLDLLDTNLELVRLSETTAPGVRYQIGSYCLWQRHLSVLLTEARPELDAQSTSHLLLAMVDADLQQALRGGEFTPGRIRGALREMVRRVLEA; this is encoded by the coding sequence GTGACCGAACTCATCCAGCAGCCGGTCCGCGAGCGGGCGGACGCCGCGCGCAACCGCAGTCGCATCCTGGCGGTCGCCGCCGAACTCTTCAGGGAGCACGGTGTGGAGAACGTGTCCCTCGATGCCATCGCCGCGCGCGCGGGCGTGGGCAAGGGCACGCTGTTCCGCCGGTTCGGAAGCAAGTCCGGGCTGGCCGTGGCCCTGCTCGACGCCGAGGAGAGCGAGTTCCAGAGCCGAATGCTGTTCGGGCCGCCGCCGTTGGGGCCCGGAAGTGACGCGAGCGCGCGGATCACCGCCTTCTTCGACACGTATCTGGACCTGCTCGACACGAACCTGGAGCTGGTGCGGCTCTCGGAGACCACCGCGCCGGGCGTCCGCTACCAGATCGGCTCGTACTGCCTGTGGCAGCGGCACCTTTCGGTGCTGCTGACCGAGGCGCGGCCGGAACTGGACGCGCAGAGCACCTCGCACCTCCTGCTGGCCATGGTCGACGCCGACCTCCAGCAGGCCCTGCGGGGCGGTGAGTTCACCCCCGGCCGGATCCGGGGCGCGCTGCGCGAGATGGTCCGGCGGGTTCTGGAGGCCTGA
- a CDS encoding rhodanese-like domain-containing protein, giving the protein MAVQNLSRDEVKQKLDGGKAAVVEALPEQYYKEAHLPGALLLPVDDVDTLAPGLLPDKDAEVIVYCTGTTCSNSGIAAARLAELGYSNVYTYKDGKEDWIGGGLPTESGV; this is encoded by the coding sequence ATGGCGGTTCAGAACCTCTCCCGCGACGAGGTCAAGCAGAAGCTCGACGGCGGCAAGGCCGCGGTCGTCGAGGCCCTGCCGGAGCAGTACTACAAGGAGGCGCACCTGCCGGGCGCCCTGCTCCTCCCGGTCGACGACGTCGACACGCTGGCCCCGGGCCTGCTGCCCGACAAGGATGCCGAGGTCATCGTCTACTGCACCGGCACGACCTGCTCCAACTCGGGGATCGCGGCCGCGCGGCTCGCGGAGCTCGGCTACTCGAACGTCTACACGTACAAGGACGGCAAGGAGGACTGGATCGGGGGCGGCCTCCCGACCGAGTCCGGCGTCTGA
- a CDS encoding YceI family protein — protein MTSSATSPTRTVDGVELPAVGDWKVDPGHAEVGFLGRHFMLTKVRGRFTGVDATVHIGERPEDSKVTAVIDMASVDSGDATRDDHLRSGDFFDVAEHPRAAFTSTSVSWDGTSGTLAGDLTIKGLTRRVELEVDYLGYARDPWGNDRTVFSARGKINREDWGLTWNMALEAGGILVSKEIELSLEIEAIREV, from the coding sequence ATGACCAGTAGCGCGACATCGCCGACCCGCACCGTGGACGGGGTCGAGCTCCCGGCCGTGGGTGACTGGAAGGTCGACCCGGGGCACGCGGAGGTCGGCTTCCTCGGCCGGCACTTCATGCTGACGAAGGTGCGCGGCCGGTTCACCGGCGTCGACGCCACCGTCCACATCGGCGAGCGCCCCGAGGACAGCAAGGTCACCGCGGTGATCGACATGGCCAGCGTCGACAGCGGCGACGCCACCCGGGACGACCACCTGCGGTCCGGCGACTTCTTCGACGTGGCCGAGCACCCCCGCGCGGCGTTCACCTCGACGTCGGTCAGCTGGGACGGCACGAGCGGCACCCTCGCCGGCGATCTCACGATCAAGGGCCTGACCCGCCGCGTCGAGCTCGAGGTCGACTACCTCGGCTACGCCAGGGACCCGTGGGGCAACGACCGTACGGTCTTCTCGGCACGCGGCAAGATCAACCGCGAGGACTGGGGCCTGACCTGGAACATGGCCCTGGAAGCCGGCGGGATCCTGGTCTCCAAGGAGATCGAGCTCTCGCTGGAAATCGAGGCGATCAGGGAGGTCTGA
- the katG gene encoding catalase/peroxidase HPI has product MSENHDAIVTDEKPEGGGGCPVAHDRAPHPTQGGGNRQWWPERLNLKILAKNPAVANPLGEQFDYAAAFNTLDLPAVKRDIAQVLTTSQDWWPADFGNYGPLMIRMAWHSAGTYRISDGRGGAGAGQQRFAPLNSWPDNVSLDKARRLLWPVKKKYGQSLSWADLMILTGNVALETMGFETFGFGGGRADVWEPDEDVYWGPETTWLEDERYTGDRELENPLGAVQMGLIYVNPEGPNGTPDPLAAARDIRETFRRMAMNDEETVALIAGGHTFGKTHGAGPSDNVGDDPEAAPIEAQGFGWANSFGTGKGADAITSGLEGIWTNTPIAWDNTFFDILFGYEWELFKSPAGAHQWRPKGGAGAGTVPDAHDPSKSHAPTMLTTDLSLRIDPAYEQISRRFHENPAEFADAFARAWFKLTHRDMGPVVRYLGPEVPAETLLWQDPVPAVTHPLVGEADVAVLKERVLASDLTVSQLVSAAWAAASSFRGSDKRGGANGGRIRLQPQNGWEVNDPDELATVLRTLEGIREAFNSAQSGGKQISLADLVVLAGGAGVEQAAKDAGFEIRVPFAPGRTDASQEQTDVEAFAALEPAADGFRNYAGKGSRLPAEYLLLDKANLLTLSAPEMTVLVGGLRVLGANHQGSALGVLTTTPGTLTNDFFVNLLDLGTTWKATSGDANTFEGLDAATGKVRWTGSRADLVFGSNSELRALAEVYASDDAKEKFVKDFVAAWDKVMNLDRFDLV; this is encoded by the coding sequence ATGTCTGAGAACCATGATGCAATCGTCACGGACGAGAAGCCGGAGGGCGGCGGGGGCTGCCCGGTGGCGCACGACCGCGCCCCGCACCCGACCCAGGGCGGCGGAAACCGCCAGTGGTGGCCGGAGCGGCTCAATCTGAAGATCCTCGCGAAGAACCCCGCCGTGGCCAACCCCCTCGGCGAGCAGTTCGACTACGCCGCGGCGTTCAACACGCTCGACCTCCCGGCCGTGAAGCGGGACATCGCGCAGGTGCTGACCACCTCGCAGGACTGGTGGCCGGCCGACTTCGGCAACTACGGGCCGCTCATGATCCGCATGGCGTGGCACAGTGCGGGCACCTACCGCATCAGTGACGGCCGCGGTGGCGCCGGGGCCGGCCAGCAGCGCTTCGCCCCCCTCAACAGCTGGCCGGACAACGTGAGCCTCGACAAGGCCCGCCGCCTGCTGTGGCCGGTCAAGAAGAAGTACGGCCAGAGCCTCTCGTGGGCCGACCTCATGATCCTCACCGGAAACGTGGCCCTCGAGACGATGGGCTTCGAGACCTTCGGCTTCGGCGGCGGCCGCGCGGACGTCTGGGAGCCCGACGAGGACGTCTACTGGGGTCCCGAGACCACCTGGCTCGAAGACGAGCGCTACACCGGCGACCGCGAGCTGGAGAACCCCCTCGGCGCGGTCCAGATGGGCCTCATCTACGTCAACCCGGAGGGCCCGAACGGCACCCCGGACCCGCTCGCCGCGGCCCGCGACATCCGTGAGACCTTCCGCCGGATGGCGATGAACGACGAGGAGACCGTCGCCCTGATCGCGGGCGGCCACACCTTCGGCAAGACCCACGGGGCCGGCCCCTCGGACAACGTCGGCGACGACCCCGAGGCCGCCCCGATCGAAGCCCAGGGCTTCGGCTGGGCCAACTCCTTCGGTACCGGCAAGGGCGCCGACGCGATCACCAGTGGTCTCGAGGGGATCTGGACGAACACCCCGATCGCCTGGGACAACACCTTCTTCGACATCCTGTTCGGCTACGAGTGGGAGCTGTTCAAGAGCCCGGCCGGCGCACACCAGTGGCGTCCGAAGGGCGGCGCCGGGGCCGGCACCGTACCCGACGCCCACGACCCGTCGAAGAGCCACGCCCCGACGATGCTCACGACCGACCTCTCGCTGCGGATCGACCCGGCCTACGAGCAGATCTCGCGGCGCTTCCACGAGAACCCGGCCGAGTTCGCGGACGCCTTCGCCCGCGCGTGGTTCAAGCTGACCCACCGCGACATGGGTCCCGTCGTGCGCTACCTCGGACCGGAGGTCCCGGCCGAGACGCTGCTGTGGCAGGACCCCGTCCCCGCTGTGACCCACCCGCTCGTCGGCGAGGCGGACGTGGCCGTCCTCAAGGAGCGGGTCCTCGCCTCGGACCTCACCGTCTCCCAGCTGGTGTCCGCGGCGTGGGCGGCGGCCTCGTCCTTCCGCGGCAGCGACAAGCGCGGCGGCGCCAACGGCGGGCGCATCCGCCTCCAGCCGCAGAACGGCTGGGAGGTGAACGACCCCGACGAGCTGGCGACGGTACTGCGCACGCTGGAGGGGATCCGGGAGGCCTTCAACTCGGCCCAGAGCGGCGGCAAGCAGATCTCGCTGGCCGACCTGGTCGTGCTCGCCGGCGGCGCGGGCGTGGAGCAGGCCGCGAAGGACGCCGGGTTCGAGATCCGGGTGCCCTTCGCGCCGGGTCGCACGGACGCCTCGCAGGAGCAGACCGATGTGGAGGCGTTCGCCGCGCTCGAGCCGGCCGCCGACGGGTTCCGCAACTACGCGGGCAAGGGCAGCCGCCTGCCCGCCGAGTACCTGCTGCTCGACAAGGCGAACCTGCTGACCCTCAGCGCCCCCGAGATGACCGTCCTCGTGGGCGGTCTGCGCGTCCTCGGGGCGAACCACCAGGGGTCGGCCCTCGGCGTCCTCACCACCACCCCCGGCACCCTGACCAACGACTTCTTCGTCAACCTGCTCGACCTGGGTACGACCTGGAAGGCGACGTCCGGGGACGCGAACACGTTCGAGGGCCTCGACGCCGCCACGGGCAAGGTCAGGTGGACCGGCAGCCGGGCCGACCTCGTCTTCGGCTCGAACTCCGAGCTGCGGGCACTCGCGGAGGTCTACGCGAGCGATGACGCGAAGGAGAAGTTCGTCAAGGACTTCGTCGCCGCCTGGGACAAGGTCATGAACCTGGACCGGTTCGACCTCGTCTGA
- a CDS encoding dihydrodipicolinate synthase family protein yields the protein MTAALVTPVDGAGEVDEKSVARLIASVRPYADALLPALSTGEGASLSDRQWREVVAAAVRHADGLPVLAGILRPATAGSLARAREANGLGAAAVVVTTPHGPEVTQEEMFRHFETVTGAGLPVVVYHESAVSGNVMELGTLLRVCALPGVAGVKDSAGDTAFTRALIAAGPGVPVVQGLEHLLLESGSVDGWVVALANVEPELCRALLTDRGEERAEQLRAACERYGLERDDWYRSLKTELLRRAVIETDREVPC from the coding sequence ATGACCGCAGCCCTCGTCACCCCTGTCGACGGAGCGGGAGAGGTCGACGAGAAGAGCGTCGCCCGCCTGATCGCCTCCGTACGCCCGTACGCGGACGCCCTGCTGCCGGCCCTCAGCACCGGAGAGGGCGCCAGCCTGTCGGACCGGCAGTGGCGGGAGGTGGTCGCCGCCGCGGTCCGGCACGCCGACGGCCTGCCCGTACTGGCCGGCATCCTGCGGCCCGCGACCGCCGGATCCCTCGCCCGGGCCCGCGAGGCGAACGGCCTCGGCGCGGCCGCGGTCGTGGTCACCACCCCGCACGGACCGGAGGTGACCCAGGAGGAGATGTTCCGCCACTTCGAGACCGTGACCGGGGCCGGGCTGCCGGTCGTCGTCTACCACGAGTCCGCCGTCTCCGGGAACGTCATGGAACTCGGCACCCTGCTGCGCGTCTGCGCGCTGCCGGGGGTCGCCGGGGTCAAGGACTCCGCCGGCGACACCGCCTTCACCCGCGCGCTGATCGCGGCCGGCCCGGGCGTTCCTGTCGTACAGGGACTCGAACACCTGCTGCTGGAGTCCGGCTCCGTGGACGGCTGGGTCGTCGCGCTGGCCAACGTCGAACCGGAGCTCTGCCGGGCCCTGCTGACCGACCGCGGCGAGGAGCGGGCCGAGCAGCTGCGCGCCGCCTGCGAGCGGTACGGCCTGGAGCGGGACGACTGGTACCGCTCGCTGAAGACCGAGCTGCTGCGGCGCGCCGTGATCGAGACCGACCGGGAGGTTCCGTGCTGA
- a CDS encoding pyridoxal phosphate-dependent aminotransferase translates to MTSHSSSTGSASELLDLTQHEIQALRTRFNLADAHTHQQQSDSQREIVARLPELWYEAERGLQATAEERFTEAFFTLHRQPTALAKNKTLLSYAASISTMVAGMYLKQQRKSVTLVEPCFDNLYDVLNNMGVPMYPIDESALHDPDRIYEELRRRVRTDALFLVDPNNPTGFTLLQHGRKGFEEVVRFCKDHNKLLVIDFCFASFTLYDEKLARFDIYELLESSGISYLAIEDTGKTWPVQDAKAAMITASDDIREDVYNLHTSVLLNVSPFVLNMLTQYVEDSTRDQLGSVREVLTQNREAIRKAIDGTILEYQEPVAGVSVAWARINHLELTATELQRLLAESEVYVLPGRFFYWSQPDRGEAFVRFALARDPQVFADAMVRMREVLDRHAV, encoded by the coding sequence ATGACCTCGCACAGCAGCTCGACCGGTTCGGCCAGCGAACTCCTCGACCTGACCCAGCACGAGATCCAGGCCCTGCGCACCAGGTTCAACCTCGCCGACGCCCACACCCACCAGCAGCAGTCGGACAGCCAGCGCGAGATCGTCGCCCGACTGCCCGAACTCTGGTACGAGGCCGAGCGGGGCCTGCAGGCAACGGCCGAAGAGCGCTTCACCGAGGCGTTCTTCACCCTGCACCGCCAGCCCACGGCCCTGGCCAAGAACAAGACCCTGCTCTCGTACGCCGCCTCGATCTCGACGATGGTCGCCGGCATGTACCTCAAGCAGCAGCGGAAGTCGGTCACGCTGGTCGAGCCCTGCTTCGACAACCTCTACGACGTCCTGAACAACATGGGCGTACCGATGTACCCGATCGACGAATCCGCCCTCCACGACCCGGACCGGATCTACGAAGAGCTCAGGCGCCGGGTCCGCACCGACGCGCTGTTCCTCGTCGACCCCAACAACCCCACCGGCTTCACGCTGCTCCAGCACGGCCGCAAGGGCTTCGAAGAGGTCGTCCGCTTCTGCAAGGACCACAACAAGCTGCTTGTCATCGACTTCTGCTTCGCCTCGTTCACCCTGTACGACGAGAAGCTCGCCCGTTTCGACATCTACGAGCTGCTCGAGAGCTCCGGCATCTCCTATCTGGCCATCGAGGACACGGGCAAGACCTGGCCCGTCCAGGACGCCAAGGCGGCCATGATCACGGCCAGCGACGACATCCGCGAGGACGTGTACAACCTGCACACCAGCGTGCTGCTCAACGTCTCGCCCTTCGTGCTCAACATGCTCACGCAGTACGTCGAGGACTCCACCCGCGACCAGCTCGGTTCCGTCCGCGAGGTCCTCACCCAGAACCGCGAGGCGATACGCAAGGCGATCGACGGCACGATCCTGGAGTACCAGGAGCCCGTCGCCGGCGTGAGCGTCGCCTGGGCGCGGATCAACCACCTCGAGCTGACGGCCACCGAACTGCAGCGCCTCCTGGCCGAGTCGGAGGTCTACGTCCTGCCCGGCCGGTTCTTCTACTGGAGCCAGCCCGACCGCGGCGAGGCCTTCGTGCGCTTCGCCCTCGCGCGCGACCCGCAGGTGTTCGCGGACGCCATGGTCCGGATGCGCGAGGTGCTCGACCGCCATGCAGTCTGA
- a CDS encoding DUF6190 family protein, translating into MQSETNASDGTVPSETVPAETAPVEYGDAALFLGMNSADEDVRRACKAFFVDRLDGRLVMSLEQVGRCDDIIWGFSRELQDAYYPFMDNLHTVMDIRRLGYDEGDIQRAGDPELPRTLPMHERLLLGMVLGRQGLLRTASPRLTATTGLALPVAAAADGPEARFPEPLERLYQQSLALRVPAESL; encoded by the coding sequence ATGCAGTCTGAGACCAACGCGTCCGACGGGACCGTGCCCAGTGAGACCGTGCCCGCCGAGACCGCGCCCGTGGAGTACGGCGACGCCGCGCTCTTCCTCGGCATGAACAGCGCGGACGAGGACGTACGCCGCGCCTGCAAGGCCTTCTTCGTGGACCGGCTCGACGGCCGGCTCGTGATGAGCCTGGAGCAGGTGGGCCGCTGCGACGACATCATCTGGGGCTTCTCCCGCGAACTCCAGGACGCCTACTACCCGTTCATGGACAACCTGCACACCGTCATGGACATCCGCCGCCTCGGCTACGACGAGGGCGACATCCAGCGGGCCGGCGATCCGGAACTGCCCAGGACCCTCCCGATGCACGAGCGGCTCCTCCTCGGCATGGTCCTGGGCCGCCAGGGCCTGTTGCGCACGGCCAGCCCGCGGCTCACGGCCACGACCGGGTTGGCGCTGCCCGTGGCCGCTGCCGCCGACGGGCCGGAAGCCCGCTTCCCGGAGCCGCTGGAGCGGCTCTACCAGCAGTCGCTCGCCCTGCGCGTGCCCGCCGAATCCCTGTGA